TCATGCTTGCCTCCGCATTGTTAAGAGTTGATCCCACAAAAGGCCGGTAAAACCAAAGCGCCGCATAACCGCCAATTTTTCCTGACCTGCCGATGGAGGATAAATACGGGTACGCATCCCTTGAAAAGCGTCTTGAATCCGCTGATGCATTGCCGCCTGATCAACCTCTGGCGAGAAATAATAGTGGGGGCGAAGCAAGTCGGTGGCGTCGGTAATTATCCCTTCCTGAATCGCTCGTTGCCGGATCGGGGTGTGCGGCAGAATACGAATGCCACAGAAGGCAAAAACTACCGATTGCTCCAGCGCGCTGATATTTTCAAGCCCTTCAATGACGGTGGTGTCGGTTTCGCCGGGGCCACCAAAAATTACATAGTGGGCGCACGGCAGACCTTCGGCGCGGCAGTTATCATTCGCGTTTTGGACATCGTCGATGGTAAAGCCTTTCGCCAGGCCGCGCAGTGTGGCGTCGGAAGTAGCATCGGTGCCAAATTCCACCGCGTAGAGACCCGCTCGTTTCAGGAGAGCAAACGTCGAGCGCGAAAGGGCTTGTGGTCGGAAAAAAGCCGCCCAGCGGATAGTGCATTCCCGTTCGATCAACTGTTCCGCAAAATGCAGGTACGCCTCTTCGGAGTCATTGAAAACCGAGTCGGTAAAAAAATACGTACCGACGCCATATTCGCGCTTTGTAAACGCAATTTCATCAACCACGCTTTCAAAGTCGTAATGGCGGAAGGAGCGCCCTTCCAGCACTGGATAACTGCAATAGGTGCAATGGTGGGGGCAGCCGCGTTTGGTTTGCAAGTTCAGCATGCCGGACTCGGCCATGTAAAAATCGACTAAGCGTTTGACCCGTAAAGGGCGAGCGTACTGCGATCCCTGTAATGGCTGCGGCGAGCTGGACAGCGGTGGACACGGTTGCTTATCCGTCAAACGGGCAATCAGCGCCGGAAAGGCGGCATCGCCTTCGCCACGAATCCCATAATTGGCTCCAACATACGCCAGAATGCGCTCTGGCATCACGGTAAATCCCGCGCCGCCAAGAATCACCGGCGCGCTGCTGTACGTTCTGATCGTTTGTATCAGTGCCTTCACGGCGTCAAGTGCCCAGCGCGAACCATCGGAAAGCGAATCTTCGTCATCAATATTGCGCAGAGAAATGCCAATATATTCCGGCTGAAACGTGGTGATAGCATCGGCCAGTTTGAGAGTTCCATGTTTGCCATCGGCCAGCGCATCCCATTGCTGCACGTCATGCCCCTGTGCATGGAGCGCACCGGCTATCATCGCCATGCCAAGCGGATAGACGGGATAGGGGACGGTATCGAGATTACTGGAAATCAGGAGGATGCGACTCAAGCAGGTTGCTCGTTTTTTTTGAAAGCACGTTGTTTACGTGGCTCATAGCGGCGGAAGGTGCCGTCTTCAATTTCACGTTTAATGACCCGCTGAAACAGATCGCCCATCTTTAACTGATGCCCGCTGCCTGCGTAGAAGGTATCCCACGCATAATAAAAGAGTTCTTGAAGTTTATCCGGTGTCATTTGTTTTGGTTGAAAGACGACTTTATCGGCACTGTAATGGAGCCAGTTATTGCTGAGGATGCGCCCCTCACGCTCCATCTGGTGACGAATCGGCGACTGCGGGAACGGGGTGAGAATCGTAAATTCGGCAATGTCGAGTTCAATTTCCAGCAGAAAATCGACGAGCCGTTTGATGTAGGCTTCGTCCTGTTCGTCCGTTCCCAGAATAATCGTCCCTTCCACGCCGATGCCGTGATCTTTGAGGCGTTGCACACGGCGGCGAATAACGTCGGAAGTGTCGAAAACTGCCTGATAGACGTACCAACAACCCGCCTGTGCGGCAAGCGAGAGGATTTCGTCATCGTCCAGAATAGGGTGCGAAACCCACTTCTTTTTCAGCGGAATCATGGCGCTGAACAGCTCTTTAAGCCAGACTTTATCTTGTGCCAATGAATTGTCGACAACAAAAAGACGATTATTCGGAATGGCTTCCATTTCGGCAATGACTTTTTCGATGGGGCGCGGGCGGAACTGCTGTCCACCAAGAAAGCCGGTACAGCACGGAAAACAGTTGAATTTACAGCCGCGTGAAGCGTGTACCAGATCAAGCATCTGCACACCACGATAGTTGTACAGGTTGCGGTCGAGAATTTCGCGCCGCGCCGTGCCGATCAATTCCGTAGCGGGGTGCTGATTCATGTAATCGTAACGCTTCTTCAGTTGTCCCATTTCGAGGTCACGCAGCACGTGCTCAAAACGCCCTTCCGCTTCGCCCAGAAAAATAGCGTCGGCATGCAGCGCCACTTCATCGGCATGGAGCATAGTGGCGATTCCGCCAAAGATAACCGGAACGCCCCGCTCGCGAAATTCCCGTGCGATTTCAAATGCGCGCGGCAGTTGGCAGGTAAGCATCGTCGATATTCCGACTAAATCAGGTTTGGTCGCAAAATCAATGGTTTGTAAATTCTCATCGGTAAACTTCAGCTCGACCGATGCAGGAACCGTAGCCGCAAACACGACTGGGCCGTGCGGTGGCAGGTGAAATTCGGTCTGTTGATCAAGCTTTGGCCATTTTGGGTAAATTAAATGCATCTTCATGGTTGCTCTCCTCGTGCAGGAGCGATGGTGTGGCGACACGCCCGCACCAGTTGTTCCCGTGTGGTAATAGTTTGATTGGCAATGGTTATGGTGCCGTTTAGCCCTAACTGCACGCGGACACGCGGTGGTGCCGGAATGGCTCCCGGCCTAGCGAGTAGGCAAAATAGTGCGCCAGCGGCAGTGTACGGTGAAAAGTGGTCGGGGAGATCGCACCATCCCGCAAGCATGGCCGCAGCTTCGCCGTCTGCTAGCATTTCGATGGCCTGAGAGAGCCACGGCAGGGGATCACTCTCTGGCGATGCGATGGTGGCGGCTGGCCCGGTCAAGCCAAAGCGGATACTTGCTTCGCCAAGAAAACAGGTTGAAAGCGTATACGCGAAAAGTTGTGGACTGGCGGGTTCATCTGGAGCCAGCACGGTCTGGAAGTACTCGCGATCGGCACTGAGGCTTCCGCTGCGCGTCGCAGCGATCAGGCCAATGTCGCGCTTCTGCTCCCATGCTTCCATTTCAGCATCGCGCAGAGCCAGCGTGATGGCACTGAGGCCGATTTTGGAGAACAGGTCGAGACGTCCAAAACGGAGATCTGGTTCGTGAAAAATATCTTTGCGTCGCAGAGCGGGAAGCTCGAGCTGCGAGAAGTCTGGTATTTTGCCACGCTCTCCCCAACCAAGGCCAGCCGCGCTGAGCCAACCAATACCGTAGATATCAGCGTACATGCGCCACCTCCGACTTTTTGAAAAGAAGCGCGGCGTTAATTCCCCCAAACCCGGAGTTAGTTTTGAGGATGGTTGTTCCGGTAAACGGAGTCGTTTGGCGCGTGATCGCATTGGCTGCTTCTGTCATAGGCGACTCTACGCCAACCGTTGGCGGCAAGGAATTGTTACGCAAACACTGAATGCTGAGCGCGGTTTCTATCGCGCCCGCTGCTCCCAAGGTATGGCCAATCGCTCCCTTCACGCCAAAAATTGGTGGTAGAGATTCGGGGAAAAGGTGATGGAAGGCCGTTATTTCCATGGCGTCGTTATACACCGTGCCAGTGCCGTGTGCATGAATCGCGTCTATATCAGAAACGTCGCACGCCGCTTTGGCCAAGGCCTTGCGACACGCAAGCTGCAAGCCACACCCATCACGGGCTGGTGCGGTAATGTGGTGGGCGTCAGCGGCGACACCCCATCCGGCAATGGTGGCGAGGGTCGGTCGACCTTCGGCGCAAGCACGCTCAGCGTCCATTAACAGTAAAGCGGCTGCCCCTTCACCCAGGGTCAGACCGCGTCGCTGCTGACAAAAGGGGCGACACGCTTCAGGCGCCAATCCTTGCAACGCGGAAAAGCCGGAAAAGACAAATTCACTGCACATATCGACGCCGCAGACGAGCACACTGGAAGTACGCCCAGCAGCGATGGTCGCGCTGGCGCGTGCCAGTGCCAACGTTGACGAGGCGCAGGCGGCGGCAAAAACCTGCCCTGCCCCTTTGCTCGGCCAGAGTCGACGCATTTGCTCAATGAGGGTTGCGCTGTAGAGAGCGTTAGCATCATACGGCAGTTGGCGGCCAGCGCGTTCGAGCTGGTCAATACCCCATTTAGTCGTTGCCCCGAACAATATGGTATTGGAGGGAACCACACCAAGATCGGTGGCAAGGTGCTCCAACAGAGTGATGCTGTGCGACGGCGATACGTCGCTGCTTTGCGGTAGGAGTGCCGCCAGATTGGTGAGGTAATTCGTGGTGTCAAACCGCGGTAAAGGGGCAATGGCGGATTTTCCGGCACACAACTCCTGCCAGGTGGTGTCAAGATTGCCCAGCGCGGTATGCGCCGCCATGGCAACGACGGCGACTTGGTGGCTCATTGCAATGCTCCTAGACGCCACCACTCCCGAAACGCAGCGAAAAATGGGGGGAGTGTGAGTTGCACGGTGTGATTATTGTCCATAAACATCTGCACGGTGTAGCCAGTGGTGGCGACTTCCTGCTGCGCGTTGCGAATAATAAACTCATAGT
This Chrysiogenes arsenatis DSM 11915 DNA region includes the following protein-coding sequences:
- a CDS encoding lipid biosynthesis B12-binding/radical SAM protein, with product MSRILLISSNLDTVPYPVYPLGMAMIAGALHAQGHDVQQWDALADGKHGTLKLADAITTFQPEYIGISLRNIDDEDSLSDGSRWALDAVKALIQTIRTYSSAPVILGGAGFTVMPERILAYVGANYGIRGEGDAAFPALIARLTDKQPCPPLSSSPQPLQGSQYARPLRVKRLVDFYMAESGMLNLQTKRGCPHHCTYCSYPVLEGRSFRHYDFESVVDEIAFTKREYGVGTYFFTDSVFNDSEEAYLHFAEQLIERECTIRWAAFFRPQALSRSTFALLKRAGLYAVEFGTDATSDATLRGLAKGFTIDDVQNANDNCRAEGLPCAHYVIFGGPGETDTTVIEGLENISALEQSVVFAFCGIRILPHTPIRQRAIQEGIITDATDLLRPHYYFSPEVDQAAMHQRIQDAFQGMRTRIYPPSAGQEKLAVMRRFGFTGLLWDQLLTMRRQA
- a CDS encoding B12-binding domain-containing radical SAM protein → MKMHLIYPKWPKLDQQTEFHLPPHGPVVFAATVPASVELKFTDENLQTIDFATKPDLVGISTMLTCQLPRAFEIAREFRERGVPVIFGGIATMLHADEVALHADAIFLGEAEGRFEHVLRDLEMGQLKKRYDYMNQHPATELIGTARREILDRNLYNYRGVQMLDLVHASRGCKFNCFPCCTGFLGGQQFRPRPIEKVIAEMEAIPNNRLFVVDNSLAQDKVWLKELFSAMIPLKKKWVSHPILDDDEILSLAAQAGCWYVYQAVFDTSDVIRRRVQRLKDHGIGVEGTIILGTDEQDEAYIKRLVDFLLEIELDIAEFTILTPFPQSPIRHQMEREGRILSNNWLHYSADKVVFQPKQMTPDKLQELFYYAWDTFYAGSGHQLKMGDLFQRVIKREIEDGTFRRYEPRKQRAFKKNEQPA
- a CDS encoding beta-ketoacyl synthase N-terminal-like domain-containing protein — protein: MYADIYGIGWLSAAGLGWGERGKIPDFSQLELPALRRKDIFHEPDLRFGRLDLFSKIGLSAITLALRDAEMEAWEQKRDIGLIAATRSGSLSADREYFQTVLAPDEPASPQLFAYTLSTCFLGEASIRFGLTGPAATIASPESDPLPWLSQAIEMLADGEAAAMLAGWCDLPDHFSPYTAAGALFCLLARPGAIPAPPRVRVQLGLNGTITIANQTITTREQLVRACRHTIAPARGEQP
- a CDS encoding beta-ketoacyl synthase N-terminal-like domain-containing protein; the protein is MSHQVAVVAMAAHTALGNLDTTWQELCAGKSAIAPLPRFDTTNYLTNLAALLPQSSDVSPSHSITLLEHLATDLGVVPSNTILFGATTKWGIDQLERAGRQLPYDANALYSATLIEQMRRLWPSKGAGQVFAAACASSTLALARASATIAAGRTSSVLVCGVDMCSEFVFSGFSALQGLAPEACRPFCQQRRGLTLGEGAAALLLMDAERACAEGRPTLATIAGWGVAADAHHITAPARDGCGLQLACRKALAKAACDVSDIDAIHAHGTGTVYNDAMEITAFHHLFPESLPPIFGVKGAIGHTLGAAGAIETALSIQCLRNNSLPPTVGVESPMTEAANAITRQTTPFTGTTILKTNSGFGGINAALLFKKSEVAHVR